A window of the Branchiostoma floridae strain S238N-H82 chromosome 12, Bfl_VNyyK, whole genome shotgun sequence genome harbors these coding sequences:
- the LOC118428239 gene encoding uncharacterized protein LOC118428239, with protein MDVFTAVTALSAVVIVVYFLLSQLTTQSSSWPKTKQPLAYIRKVIPKKKKLHMPLNSLNDFIPVGEATVVHDVVQLFVRRGKEFSVYSIDWEQEVVVLIRPVDGVAMKAHPFFREAQRRNAAEVLCVPLERLQDVASAVADQVAHVQEVFIFMTARCGSTLVTRLVEATSVAQAVNEPEVFSVINMALLRLKRSFQHGQTPPHHSCHTSLSNEESTIGLLRNVLTLLNYNLVTSDPRHRDIIFYKFRPDVILMADLMARAFPSAKNVFMYRNGLEVTESISRAFLNERYLLYVAYWVTVRLGLGKLLVPSVNHLQCFGDDQKFSPVRHRGSGFFDLCTTWVGVMQCAADLQRKQPGYFFHAVIHYSALVNNKEKTFRLLMKKLGLKWSPQDSGEDMDKIKRALVEDSQAGTIISAKGRRPGEKWEPDVSPRWVGHWEREYFQEVCRHAGNEISGPDFLLPDTIV; from the exons ATGGATGTATTCACAGCCGTTACAGCTCTAAGTGCAGTCGTTATCGTAGTCTACTTCCTACTCTCTCAACTGACTACACAGTCGTCCTCGTGGCCCAAG ACAAAGCAACCTTTGGCTTACATTCGAAAGGTGATACCGAAAAAAAAGAAGCTCCACATGCCCCTAAACTCCCTTAACGACTTCATACCGGTGGGGGAAGCTACAGTGGTCCATGACGTGGTACAACTGTTTGTTCGTCGTGGGAAGGAATTTTCTGTTTACAGTATAGACTGGGAACAAGAAGTGGTGGTGCTGATCCGACCCGTGGACGGTGTGGCTATGAAGGCACATCCTTTCTTTCGTGAG GCTCAGAGACGAAACGCAGCCGAGGTTCTCTGTGTTCCCTTGGAGCGGCTCCAGGACGTGGCGAGCGCTGTTGCTGACCAAGTTGCGCATGTGCAGGaagtcttcatcttcatgacag CGCGATGTGGTTCGACTCTGGTAACGCGACTTGTAGAGGCTACATCGGTTGCACAGGCTGTAAACGAGCCTGAGGTGTTCTCTGTCATCAACATGGCTCTCCTCCGGCTCAAGCGGTCCTTTCAACATGGGCAGACTCCACCCCATCACAGCTGTCATACGTCTCTGTCAAATGAAGAGTCTACCATTGGTCTTCTGAGGAACGTACTCACCTTGCTGAACTACAACCTCGTGACGTCAGATCCACGTCATCGTGACATAATTTTCTACAAGTTCAGGCCTGACGTCATCCTCATGGCTGACCTGATGGCTCGCGCCTTCCCGTCTGCCAAGAATGTTTTCATGTACAGAAATGGACTGGAAGTTACAGAATCGATAAGTCGAGCCTTCCTCAATGAAAGATATTTACTTTACGTGGCTTATTGGGTTACGGTACGCCTTGGTTTGGGGAAGCTTTTGGTTCCATCAGTTAACCACTTGCAATGTTTCGGAGATGACCAGAAGTTCTCGCCGGTCCGCCATCGTGGCTCGGGCTTCTTTGACCTGTGCACGACGTGGGTCGGTGTGATGCAGTGCGCCGCCGATCTTCAGAGGAAACAACCTGGGTATTTCTTCCACGCTGTCATCCACTACTCAGCTCTCGTCAACAACAAAGAGAAGACGTTCCGTCTACTCATGAAGAAGCTCGGCTTGAAGTGGAGTCCACAGGACTCCGGAGAAGACATGGATAAGATCAAGAGAGCTTTGGTTGAAGACAGCCAAGCAGGAACCATTATATCTGCAAA AGGCAGGAGGCCCGGTGAGAAGTGGGAACCGGACGTTTCACCGCGCTGGGTGGGGCACTGGGAACGAGAGTACTTTCAAGAAGTCTGTCGCCATGCTGGGAACGAGATCTCCGGGCCTGACTTCCTCCTTCCTGACACCATAGTGTGA